The Petrocella atlantisensis genome has a window encoding:
- a CDS encoding AraC family transcriptional regulator, translated as MTLLRNLFAMLFGVIIIPTLILMSINYYQTKTFIEDEAKLNNHQIVKQAKVATDSIISQTERISEQVAIDRSIQQFMFEQIDSTNYDDYQVIDDVYNVMTNFMVGTQYIQEISIYKLENNLLISTAETQQPAISIKTKEYIQKLSDTSPMKVWIEPNSSGVYWEQISDFHYVRFMYTNVDELVGFVVIRLKSNDFNRLINEMYIKKEGMLFIADQTGKLILSADNRYRNIVDLHITYDWFKEIENYKTIEIDGQEYFISLVTSDYNNWKYISLIDTFEIQSKLKIISNNTILLLVFFLIASLMLSFAMSKGIYNPIHLIKASLEGKTKKIHEYNFFRLLKGEDVDENELVGEQIHHPMKYQIVLIEFFKEVHDILDQDYISREFDDEEGIALRNILDEHIKTYLSNDRLIEFFYETKTRIVLLLRAEDENRTDDSKTMDMFEALIENYKQITNCQGTVVIGADTSFSDIKDSYEHLIKILKYKLEKKQMGIIDEKKFIYKAELKKLPYDYHTYLNNSLRASSLDECKAIILELEQVVKSEFYYASNFSFYYKDVLNTIIGYLYEIQYIHSKEMSDVIKSFSEFDKRFKSINEATKWTLQFITNIFTFLKEDGYNNYDNPVTKCIQFIESEYMNDISLNEVAERLGISVSYLSKQFKDETGINFKEYVTSTKIKKAKHLLNETNQTIEQIAKEIGYNSTLQMVRMFKKLENVTPSEYRKRS; from the coding sequence ATGACTTTGCTAAGAAATCTATTTGCCATGCTTTTTGGCGTCATTATTATACCTACACTCATTCTTATGTCGATCAATTATTATCAAACAAAAACTTTTATTGAAGATGAAGCAAAACTCAACAATCATCAGATTGTTAAGCAGGCCAAAGTGGCGACGGATTCGATTATCAGTCAAACCGAAAGAATTTCTGAACAGGTTGCCATCGATCGGTCGATTCAACAATTCATGTTCGAGCAGATCGATTCAACGAATTATGATGACTATCAAGTAATTGATGATGTTTATAATGTCATGACGAACTTTATGGTTGGAACTCAGTATATTCAGGAGATTTCGATTTATAAGTTAGAGAATAATCTTCTCATTTCTACGGCAGAGACACAGCAACCGGCAATTAGTATTAAAACAAAAGAATACATACAAAAGTTATCGGATACTTCACCAATGAAAGTATGGATTGAACCGAATTCTTCAGGTGTTTATTGGGAACAGATATCGGATTTTCATTATGTTCGATTTATGTATACCAATGTGGACGAACTTGTTGGATTTGTAGTTATAAGATTAAAGAGCAATGACTTTAATAGGCTTATCAATGAGATGTATATTAAAAAAGAAGGCATGCTGTTTATAGCCGATCAAACAGGAAAACTAATTCTAAGTGCTGATAACAGATATAGAAATATCGTCGATTTACATATTACTTATGATTGGTTTAAGGAAATAGAAAACTATAAAACCATTGAAATTGATGGACAAGAGTACTTTATTTCTTTAGTTACTTCGGATTATAACAATTGGAAATATATAAGCTTAATCGATACATTTGAAATACAAAGCAAACTTAAGATAATAAGTAATAATACAATCCTTTTATTGGTCTTCTTTTTAATAGCGTCTCTGATGCTATCTTTTGCGATGTCAAAAGGTATATATAACCCGATTCATTTAATTAAAGCTTCTCTTGAAGGGAAAACTAAGAAAATTCATGAGTATAATTTTTTTCGATTACTAAAAGGTGAAGATGTCGATGAAAATGAGTTGGTAGGTGAACAAATACATCATCCAATGAAATATCAGATTGTACTTATAGAATTTTTCAAAGAGGTACATGATATTCTAGATCAAGATTATATCAGTCGAGAGTTTGATGATGAAGAAGGCATAGCACTTAGAAATATTCTTGATGAACATATTAAAACCTATTTAAGTAATGATCGACTCATTGAATTTTTTTATGAAACAAAAACGAGAATCGTATTATTACTACGTGCTGAGGATGAAAATAGAACGGATGATTCAAAAACAATGGACATGTTCGAAGCCCTAATAGAAAACTATAAACAAATTACCAATTGTCAAGGTACGGTTGTTATTGGTGCAGATACAAGTTTTAGTGATATTAAGGATTCCTATGAACATCTAATTAAGATTCTAAAATACAAACTTGAGAAAAAACAAATGGGCATCATTGATGAAAAGAAATTCATATATAAAGCTGAACTAAAAAAATTACCCTATGATTATCATACGTATTTAAACAACAGCTTAAGAGCATCCTCTCTTGATGAGTGTAAAGCCATCATTTTAGAACTTGAACAAGTTGTAAAAAGTGAATTCTATTATGCATCAAATTTTTCCTTTTATTACAAAGACGTACTTAATACGATTATTGGTTATCTTTATGAGATACAATATATTCATTCCAAAGAGATGAGTGACGTTATTAAAAGTTTTTCTGAGTTTGATAAAAGATTCAAATCCATTAATGAAGCTACAAAATGGACCTTGCAGTTTATTACCAATATCTTTACATTCTTAAAGGAAGATGGTTATAATAATTACGATAATCCGGTCACAAAATGCATACAGTTTATTGAGTCAGAGTACATGAATGATATAAGTTTGAATGAAGTGGCAGAACGACTGGGTATATCTGTATCCTATTTGTCAAAACAGTTTAAGGATGAAACAGGCATTAATTTTAAAGAATATGTAACCTCAACCAAGATCAAAAAAGCAAAACATTTACTAAATGAAACGAATCAGACGATTGAACAGATTGCAAAAGAGATTGGTTATAATAGTACATTACAAATGGTACGTATGTTTAAAAAATTAGAAAATGTTACGCCATCAGAGTATAGAAAAAGAAGCTAA
- a CDS encoding cupin domain-containing protein, which yields MILKKGHNTKDKKGFFFFLKKLGIIKMCSGRSQNKYQNKYPEQEPKTKHLLKRRKLMSNNDKTQKYVYTIEDLPETIIVPEEDIRTKFLMSKNALVSFINVPKGSTFPIHSHDAEQIMIVLEGEEHHEIDGKKIIMHAGDVCVHPANVPHGGYTPTGIKAIDIFAPARDSHVELMKEQGTYPDEFGNYKTNNK from the coding sequence ATGATCTTGAAAAAAGGCCATAATACAAAAGATAAAAAAGGATTCTTTTTCTTTCTTAAGAAACTTGGCATAATAAAAATGTGTTCAGGCCGTTCACAAAACAAGTACCAAAATAAGTATCCAGAACAAGAACCCAAAACTAAGCATCTATTAAAAAGGAGAAAGCTTATGAGCAATAATGACAAGACACAAAAATATGTTTACACAATCGAAGATTTACCAGAAACAATAATCGTCCCTGAAGAAGATATACGCACCAAATTCTTAATGAGTAAAAACGCATTGGTGAGTTTCATCAATGTACCTAAAGGTTCGACTTTTCCTATTCATAGTCATGATGCAGAACAGATTATGATTGTTCTAGAAGGTGAAGAGCATCACGAGATAGATGGCAAAAAAATTATTATGCATGCCGGGGATGTATGTGTTCATCCGGCAAATGTACCACATGGTGGCTATACGCCAACAGGCATAAAAGCCATTGATATTTTTGCACCGGCACGAGATAGTCATGTCGAGCTCATGAAAGAACAAGGCACATACCCTGACGAATTTGGTAACTATAAAACAAATAACAAGTAA
- a CDS encoding TRAP transporter substrate-binding protein yields MKLTNIKKILGLIIVFSLLMTIVGCAKKDEVTPEPTPSTDVETEEPLAEEPEEPAEVIEIKLAHYAEIGHPADLAANEFALKVEARTNGAVKIIVYPANALGTPDEVLEQNILGTVDMSLPTQGHLSKYSQKFSTVMLPFAFEDADHVYRVLDGPFMEWASPDLEAQGLVFLSNWDWGFRNITNNKRPINTPADVAGLKLRTPPEIQLQAAMEALGANVSQIAFSELILSLNQGVVDGQENPLSVIYYNNVFEAQNHLAITQHVYNSMVNVMSKEVWDRLSEEQQMILKEESTNAGNEMRKMMQEQEEDLIGMLEEKGMEVTYPDKTLFKDMMQPAYDRIAEYAGKENVEYLLKIAEENK; encoded by the coding sequence ATGAAACTTACAAATATTAAAAAGATTTTAGGTTTAATCATAGTATTTTCATTATTAATGACAATCGTAGGCTGTGCAAAAAAAGATGAAGTTACACCAGAACCTACTCCAAGTACGGATGTGGAAACAGAAGAACCATTGGCAGAAGAGCCTGAAGAACCTGCTGAAGTTATTGAAATCAAATTGGCACACTATGCTGAGATTGGACATCCAGCAGACCTTGCTGCTAATGAATTTGCTTTAAAAGTTGAAGCAAGAACCAATGGCGCCGTTAAAATTATAGTATATCCTGCCAATGCTTTAGGAACACCGGATGAAGTGTTAGAGCAAAATATTCTTGGTACTGTAGACATGAGTTTACCAACCCAAGGTCATTTGAGTAAGTATTCACAAAAATTCTCTACAGTCATGTTACCATTTGCTTTTGAAGATGCGGATCATGTTTATCGTGTTCTTGATGGACCTTTTATGGAATGGGCATCACCTGATCTTGAAGCACAGGGCCTTGTATTTTTATCAAACTGGGATTGGGGCTTTAGAAATATAACCAATAATAAACGTCCCATAAATACACCAGCCGATGTAGCCGGACTTAAGCTTAGAACACCCCCCGAAATTCAATTGCAAGCTGCTATGGAAGCCCTTGGCGCCAATGTCAGTCAAATCGCTTTCTCAGAGCTAATTTTATCTTTAAACCAAGGTGTTGTAGATGGGCAAGAAAACCCATTGTCCGTTATCTATTACAACAATGTATTTGAAGCTCAAAATCATTTAGCGATTACCCAACATGTTTACAACTCAATGGTAAATGTTATGAGTAAAGAAGTATGGGATAGACTTTCAGAAGAACAACAGATGATTTTAAAAGAAGAAAGTACGAATGCCGGAAACGAAATGCGTAAAATGATGCAGGAACAAGAAGAAGATCTTATTGGCATGCTTGAAGAAAAAGGTATGGAAGTTACATATCCGGATAAAACTTTATTTAAAGATATGATGCAACCTGCTTATGATCGTATTGCTGAATATGCCGGAAAAGAAAATGTTGAGTATTTATTAAAGATTGCAGAAGAAAATAAATAA
- a CDS encoding TRAP transporter large permease, with protein MEALLIFIVLIGLILLGVPIAVSLGITSIGAFILLGESQNLLMMAQRMYASTTGFTLLAIPFFILAGNLMNTSGITKKIFDFAEASVGHVWGGLGQVNIIASVIFSGMSGAAVADAAGLGMIEIKAMTDSGYDKKFSAAITAASSTIGPVIPPSIPFVIYGAMTGVSVGSLFLAGFLPGILMAITMIIAVSIISRKRNYPRQPKQSLEKRFEAFKKAFLPLLTPVIIIGGILSGWFTATEAAVVACIYALFLDLVVYHELRFKSIVSILANTVLHTVKVMFIISAAGFFGWLLTFLKVPEQIIITLTSVSDNKYILLLIIIGILLVLGMFLEGIAVLMITIPIFMPIILQLGVDPIQFGVVMILASMIGLLSPPVGMCLYAVSSISDVKIGALSKEVLPYLAGIFIVLLAVAGIPQISLLIPNLFR; from the coding sequence ATGGAAGCATTACTTATTTTCATTGTGCTTATAGGATTAATACTTCTTGGTGTACCCATTGCAGTTAGTCTTGGCATTACATCCATAGGTGCATTTATTTTATTGGGTGAATCACAAAACTTACTTATGATGGCGCAAAGAATGTACGCATCTACAACAGGATTTACATTGTTAGCGATTCCATTTTTTATTCTTGCCGGGAATTTAATGAATACTTCTGGTATAACGAAAAAAATATTCGACTTTGCAGAGGCAAGTGTAGGACACGTTTGGGGCGGTTTAGGACAAGTTAATATTATAGCCAGTGTTATTTTTTCGGGTATGTCAGGGGCAGCTGTAGCTGACGCCGCTGGACTTGGAATGATTGAGATCAAAGCAATGACAGATAGTGGATATGACAAAAAGTTTTCTGCAGCGATAACGGCTGCTTCATCAACAATAGGACCTGTTATACCACCCAGCATTCCATTTGTCATCTATGGTGCAATGACGGGTGTTTCTGTAGGTAGTTTGTTTTTAGCCGGTTTTCTACCCGGAATACTGATGGCGATTACTATGATTATTGCCGTTTCTATTATATCGAGAAAGAGAAATTATCCAAGGCAACCGAAACAATCATTAGAAAAACGGTTCGAAGCATTTAAAAAGGCATTTTTACCACTCCTTACCCCTGTCATCATAATTGGTGGTATTTTAAGTGGCTGGTTCACAGCAACAGAAGCAGCAGTGGTCGCTTGTATTTATGCACTTTTCCTAGACCTTGTGGTATACCACGAATTACGATTTAAAAGTATTGTAAGTATATTGGCAAATACAGTTCTTCATACTGTAAAAGTCATGTTTATTATTTCGGCAGCAGGTTTTTTTGGATGGTTACTGACGTTCCTAAAAGTCCCGGAACAAATTATTATTACCCTAACAAGTGTGAGTGATAATAAGTATATTCTATTATTAATTATTATAGGAATTTTACTTGTACTTGGTATGTTTCTAGAAGGTATTGCGGTACTTATGATTACAATACCTATATTTATGCCAATTATACTTCAATTGGGTGTTGATCCTATTCAATTTGGTGTTGTTATGATTTTGGCTTCAATGATTGGACTCTTATCGCCACCTGTCGGCATGTGCTTATATGCAGTATCGAGTATTAGTGATGTAAAGATTGGTGCTCTCAGTAAAGAGGTATTACCATATTTAGCGGGTATTTTCATTGTATTATTAGCAGTAGCTGGAATCCCACAAATATCATTATTAATACCAAACTTATTTAGATAG
- a CDS encoding TRAP transporter small permease: MNVLKKMDKGIMTTLQVICISLLVVLFTLLSLNVFVRFFPLFSIGWFDEIVELSFTSLTFFGAAFLWCKHEHSRIDFLSEKFMGTKKEFILEFIISIIGLIFIYFMVRYSLVLINKATAWSPIFKIPKKLFYASIPISGIVMGIYSIRDIVVNGRKIFIHSH, from the coding sequence ATGAATGTACTAAAAAAAATGGATAAAGGCATCATGACAACACTTCAAGTTATTTGCATTTCACTACTCGTGGTATTGTTCACACTGTTATCACTAAATGTATTTGTTAGATTCTTCCCGCTTTTTTCTATAGGGTGGTTTGATGAAATCGTAGAGCTATCCTTTACGAGTTTAACATTTTTTGGCGCTGCTTTTTTATGGTGTAAACATGAGCATTCCAGAATTGATTTTTTAAGTGAAAAGTTTATGGGAACTAAAAAAGAATTCATTCTTGAATTTATTATAAGCATAATAGGATTGATATTTATCTATTTTATGGTAAGGTATAGCTTAGTACTAATAAATAAGGCGACAGCATGGTCACCTATATTTAAGATACCAAAGAAGTTATTTTACGCATCCATTCCAATCTCAGGGATAGTAATGGGTATTTACTCGATAAGAGATATAGTTGTAAATGGTAGAAAGATATTTATACATTCCCATTAA
- a CDS encoding SDR family NAD(P)-dependent oxidoreductase, with protein MKILITGASTGIGSAIAIKLAKNNELFLVYNQSKESAIGVASEVTKLGGIAHLIQCDITKEENCIALIDEVKEHTDYLDVLVNNAGGLVKRVPAVELTWDHMQEVFNLNTFSLFKITSLAIELLKKGTNPNIINIASVVIRHGAPGATMYAASKGAVDVFTRGLMRELAPDIRVNTVSPGVIDTPFHDKVSTKEQMKIWADANPLKKNGQGEHIALAVSFCIENTFLNGENIDVNGGTYIR; from the coding sequence ATGAAGATATTAATAACAGGCGCAAGTACAGGCATCGGTTCTGCAATAGCAATTAAATTAGCCAAGAATAATGAATTATTTTTGGTATACAATCAATCAAAAGAAAGTGCAATTGGGGTAGCATCAGAAGTGACAAAGTTGGGTGGTATTGCACATTTAATTCAATGTGACATAACAAAAGAAGAAAACTGCATAGCATTAATCGATGAAGTGAAAGAGCATACAGATTATTTAGATGTACTTGTAAATAATGCAGGAGGCCTGGTAAAACGCGTTCCGGCTGTTGAACTTACATGGGATCATATGCAGGAGGTTTTTAATCTAAACACGTTTTCACTGTTTAAGATTACATCATTAGCGATTGAATTACTTAAAAAGGGAACAAATCCAAATATTATAAATATAGCTTCTGTTGTTATTCGACATGGCGCACCCGGAGCGACGATGTATGCAGCTTCAAAAGGTGCCGTTGATGTTTTCACAAGAGGACTTATGAGAGAATTAGCACCGGATATACGTGTCAATACAGTATCGCCGGGCGTCATCGATACACCATTTCATGATAAGGTTTCAACAAAAGAGCAAATGAAAATATGGGCAGATGCAAACCCGCTTAAAAAGAATGGCCAAGGTGAACATATTGCTCTTGCAGTCTCATTTTGTATAGAAAATACTTTTTTAAATGGTGAAAATATAGATGTAAATGGTGGTACTTATATCAGGTAG
- a CDS encoding TRAP transporter substrate-binding protein, with protein MSRYKSRCIIAVIFVIIILAGCSRQLTQEPDMTEEVIVLRFGHYAIEDHPANTAAALFAENVEKRTNGKVIVEIFADGQLGTPPEMLEQNIIGSIDMSLPTQGALDKYSKKFATVMLPFVFDNYKHAYRVLDGEFIEWVEDDLDKQGLIMLANWEYGFRNITNNTRPIVTPDDIIGLRLRTPPEMQLQLAMESLGANVTKIAFPEIYLSLKQGIVDGQENPLTIIYYNKLYEVQKYLTMTRHTYNCMVHVVSKKTWETLTKEQQEIIREESITAGNWMRVEVQKEEVEILKKLQDEGMIITYPDRSVFKEKMKYAYNTISTYAGIENVEYFLQLVEESR; from the coding sequence ATGAGTAGGTATAAAAGTAGATGTATAATAGCTGTTATATTTGTCATTATTATCTTAGCAGGCTGTTCAAGACAATTAACTCAGGAGCCGGATATGACAGAGGAAGTTATCGTCCTTAGGTTTGGACACTATGCAATTGAAGATCATCCTGCAAACACAGCCGCAGCCCTTTTTGCTGAAAATGTTGAAAAACGAACAAATGGTAAAGTCATAGTAGAGATTTTTGCAGATGGACAACTGGGTACACCACCTGAAATGTTAGAACAGAATATTATTGGTTCAATCGACATGAGTTTGCCTACCCAAGGCGCTTTAGACAAGTATTCTAAGAAATTTGCGACAGTAATGTTACCCTTTGTTTTTGATAACTATAAGCATGCCTATCGCGTTCTTGATGGAGAATTTATTGAATGGGTTGAAGATGATTTAGATAAACAAGGTCTAATTATGCTGGCTAATTGGGAGTATGGGTTTAGAAACATAACCAATAATACAAGACCTATTGTGACGCCTGATGATATTATTGGCCTTAGACTTCGAACGCCACCGGAAATGCAGTTACAACTTGCGATGGAATCTTTAGGAGCAAATGTAACCAAAATTGCATTTCCTGAAATCTATCTTTCATTAAAACAAGGTATCGTAGACGGACAGGAAAACCCACTAACCATTATTTATTATAACAAATTATATGAAGTACAAAAGTATCTTACCATGACACGTCATACTTATAATTGTATGGTCCATGTCGTAAGTAAAAAAACATGGGAGACGCTGACGAAAGAACAACAGGAAATAATCAGAGAAGAAAGTATTACTGCAGGCAACTGGATGCGCGTTGAAGTACAAAAGGAAGAAGTAGAAATTCTGAAAAAATTGCAGGATGAAGGTATGATCATTACTTACCCTGACCGAAGTGTTTTTAAAGAGAAGATGAAATATGCCTATAATACTATTTCAACCTATGCAGGTATAGAAAACGTGGAGTACTTTTTACAACTCGTAGAAGAATCGAGGTAA
- a CDS encoding AEC family transporter, which yields MELQIIINQISKLILLVLVGVYARKLKIIPEEGIAILSKLLINITLPILTFFSITSYKLPDDIFRDGFFIISMAVCIQLFSLFVGKLIAKILKLGRVKKNVYAAQLMIGNTVYLAFPLMTELFGRIGLIYAIIYYLVSLTFIWTIGVYLFNKEEMKNVRQIFKSLINPCTIAFALGIIALILRIDIAMEKWDLFNKSYQFMYDTFYPLGNTTMSLSMVFIGLIIGQMKFKQIVGIFKDRSVQILVLVKLILIPSFFLLVLMFAREFATEIAIAVIFIETLMPASTVTVAIAKENGSDYTYAMEIAIATTVICLITIPVMLRLYQVVF from the coding sequence ATGGAACTGCAAATTATCATAAATCAGATCTCAAAACTTATTTTATTAGTGCTCGTGGGTGTCTATGCAAGAAAGTTAAAGATTATACCTGAAGAAGGCATAGCAATTCTGTCAAAATTACTAATTAATATAACTTTACCTATTTTAACTTTTTTTAGTATCACAAGTTATAAACTACCGGACGATATTTTTCGAGATGGATTTTTTATTATAAGTATGGCAGTATGCATTCAACTGTTCAGTTTATTTGTGGGTAAATTAATAGCTAAAATATTAAAATTAGGTAGAGTCAAAAAGAATGTGTATGCAGCACAACTCATGATTGGTAATACAGTTTACCTTGCCTTTCCACTTATGACAGAGTTGTTTGGCAGAATTGGTTTAATCTATGCGATTATCTATTATCTGGTTAGCTTAACCTTTATTTGGACAATTGGTGTATATTTATTTAACAAAGAAGAGATGAAAAATGTTAGACAGATATTTAAATCGTTAATAAATCCGTGTACGATTGCTTTTGCATTAGGCATAATTGCGCTCATACTTAGAATCGATATTGCCATGGAGAAATGGGACTTATTTAATAAGTCATATCAGTTCATGTATGATACATTTTATCCTCTAGGCAATACAACAATGAGTTTATCCATGGTATTTATCGGTTTGATCATAGGACAAATGAAGTTCAAACAGATTGTTGGAATATTTAAGGATCGATCCGTTCAAATACTTGTGTTGGTGAAACTAATTCTAATACCTAGCTTTTTCTTACTTGTACTCATGTTTGCAAGAGAATTTGCAACTGAGATTGCTATTGCAGTCATTTTTATAGAAACGCTCATGCCGGCAAGTACAGTAACTGTTGCTATAGCTAAGGAAAATGGATCAGACTATACATATGCAATGGAGATAGCCATTGCTACTACGGTAATATGTCTCATTACAATACCGGTCATGCTACGTCTGTATCAGGTCGTGTTTTAA
- a CDS encoding DEAD/DEAH box helicase, which produces MNNNFIDLGVDPIIVKAIEEMGFESPTNVQSRAIPHVLNHQDLVVMSKTGSGKTGAFGIPMLQMMEADVIGPQALILTPTRELAVQVENDISLMSKYQTVTTTAVYGQHNINIEVDAIKKGASIVVGTPGRVFDHIQRRSLPTKAIRFLVLDEADRMLDMGFIDQVVKIIKTLPKNRVTMLFSATMPAEIQRICQAYMNEATTIALESDTKTVDAILQLYYRVEANEKRTQLDRLLKVEQPDSCLIFCNTRYAVDKVQAYLERKGYIVDAIHGANTQVSRMKTIDKIKKGALQIVVATDVAARGLHIDDLSLVINYDVPIEKDSYVHRIGRTGRAGNTGKAITLATADDIMSLYEIEEHVGSLIEETELPTDEQVREAVASATGKWVGVKPPKAHAGKDHKPSDHKSGDYKAKDHKTKDHRSRDYKPKEYKPVVQKVMEEKAKIVHVAEPIVEKVKEKIHVPSKAVHHKKAKPEIKVETVILPKLGPIEFRKSSEPVKKKKFIDKIKDMLVK; this is translated from the coding sequence ATGAATAATAACTTTATTGATTTAGGGGTAGACCCTATTATTGTCAAGGCAATAGAAGAAATGGGATTTGAATCCCCAACAAACGTGCAAAGCAGAGCCATACCCCATGTTCTGAATCATCAGGATTTGGTGGTTATGTCAAAGACCGGCAGTGGTAAAACCGGTGCTTTTGGAATTCCGATGTTGCAAATGATGGAAGCAGACGTAATAGGGCCTCAAGCGCTCATATTAACGCCCACAAGGGAATTGGCGGTGCAAGTGGAAAATGACATCAGTCTCATGTCAAAATACCAGACAGTGACCACAACCGCAGTCTACGGACAACATAACATTAACATTGAAGTGGATGCGATCAAAAAAGGTGCATCCATTGTTGTTGGAACGCCGGGACGGGTATTTGACCACATTCAACGAAGAAGCTTACCGACCAAAGCAATACGATTTCTTGTACTAGACGAGGCTGACCGTATGTTGGATATGGGCTTTATTGACCAAGTCGTCAAAATTATTAAAACCTTGCCCAAAAATCGTGTGACCATGCTTTTTTCAGCAACCATGCCGGCTGAGATTCAGAGAATATGTCAGGCTTATATGAATGAAGCCACGACCATAGCTTTAGAATCGGACACAAAAACGGTGGATGCTATCTTACAATTGTATTATAGAGTAGAAGCAAATGAAAAAAGAACACAGTTGGATCGATTACTAAAAGTTGAACAACCGGATAGTTGTCTGATTTTTTGCAACACCCGTTATGCTGTAGACAAAGTACAAGCCTATCTAGAAAGAAAAGGCTATATTGTTGACGCCATCCATGGCGCTAATACACAAGTCAGTCGTATGAAGACCATAGATAAGATTAAAAAAGGTGCACTTCAAATTGTGGTTGCAACGGACGTTGCTGCAAGAGGTTTGCATATTGATGATCTTAGTCTGGTTATTAACTACGATGTACCTATTGAAAAAGACAGCTACGTACACCGTATCGGTCGAACCGGTCGTGCAGGTAACACCGGTAAAGCCATTACACTAGCAACAGCCGATGATATTATGTCTTTATATGAGATTGAAGAGCATGTGGGTAGCCTGATTGAAGAAACAGAATTACCTACAGATGAGCAAGTGCGTGAAGCGGTGGCTTCTGCAACAGGTAAATGGGTCGGCGTTAAACCTCCTAAAGCCCATGCAGGCAAGGACCATAAGCCAAGTGACCATAAATCAGGAGATTATAAAGCAAAAGATCATAAAACAAAAGACCATCGATCAAGAGACTATAAGCCAAAAGAGTATAAACCTGTGGTGCAAAAGGTCATGGAAGAAAAAGCCAAGATTGTCCATGTGGCAGAGCCAATTGTGGAAAAAGTCAAAGAAAAAATCCATGTTCCAAGTAAGGCAGTTCATCATAAAAAGGCTAAGCCTGAGATAAAAGTAGAAACCGTTATTTTACCTAAGCTTGGACCGATTGAGTTTAGAAAATCTTCTGAACCGGTTAAGAAAAAGAAGTTTATTGACAAGATAAAAGATATGCTTGTCAAATAA